One Actinomycetes bacterium genomic window, TATCCTCTATATCTAAAATTCTAGTAATACCGTTCTGGTATAAATCAAAAGCAAGATTCTTGCCCCGATAAAGCTCAAAAACATTGAATTCTGGCAGATTATTCCAGCATAAATCCTTTAGGGGACACTCATAAGGGTTATAACAATCTTTGCTCAGGGGCAAATGGGGACAGGTGCTGTCATTTACCGTTTTTAGCATCAGGTTTACATTAGTTTCTACATCCTGTGCTAAGGCCTCTGCCTCTTCGGTTACATCTTCCAACAGAAAAAATTTTTTAGGATCTATGGGTCCATCTTTTACAAAGTCCCGGTTCAGGTGCATTAGATAACATTTATCTATTTTTAAGCCCGCTCCCTGGTAGCAGTATTTTTGAAATGCTATATCATGCTTGTTAATATCTTTTACCGAGGATGCACTTTTTACCTCAATGATATTCCAGGCATCGATACCGGAAGGCTGTAGAATATCTGCCCGTGCAAAAGTATTTTTATAGGTAAAGGATGCTTCAAAAAGAGGGCGCCTACTATCATCGGAATCTGAATCAGGTCCATCAGTAAGCCGGGCCAGCTCTCTGGATCTGGTAAGCTCCGCTTCTACATCAGAGCCGTCACCTACCTCTATCCCTTGCGGAAATAAGGCCTTGGCCAGATTGCCCGCATCATGGCCCTGCTGGAAACGAAATCGGGTAGCTTCATCAAAAGGAGGAATTTTTTCGGGGTCATTTATAAGATACCAGAGGTATTTTAAGCATTGGATGCCTGCAATATATTTTGATTTTGACAGTATGTTAACCATCTTACCCTAGATAAGTATAAATTAAACTTTTGTTATATCCGCGTTTAAACCGCATTGTTTTAAACTCCTTAATATCCAACAGCTTGGGCACCATACTCAGCTTGCTGCCTTGTAAATCCTTCAAATTCGAGTTGAGCAATTAATTCAGTTCGTGAAAATGACGAATAATCTAAGTAATCTTCAGCCTTTAATGCTGCTTGCTCATTCCAGTCGGCTCCGCATCTATCTACTCCATACACTGCTTCTTCATGTGTATATCCCTCAAACTTTAATTGCTCCACTAACCCACTATAAGAAAAAGGCGCGTAGGCTAGGTAATTTAATGCACTTTTTGCTGCATTCTTTTCACCTAATGTTGCGCTATCTGTTTCTCCCGGGCTATCTACATTTTCTTCTTCAGCAGGTTCTTCTGCAACCTCTTCTTCTGGCTCCGCTTCCACTGTATCAGTTGAATTCAGATCTTCTTCAACAGCCAAAAGGTTAGACTTAGCTACACTGAGTTCCCGTTTTAATTCTTCTATGAGCTCATCCTTTTCCTCAAGTTGTTCCTGTTGCTCTTCAATTACGGCGATTTGTTCTTCTATAAGATCCTCATATTGACTGGTTTCAGTAGTATTTGGATTTTCTTCTCCTTCTTCCGGCTCTTTCGCCGTTTCTTCTGCCACCTCTTCTTTAGGTTCTACTGTTTCTAAACTTCCGCTGCAGCCAATAAAAGCAAAGCAGAAAAAAACCACAAAGAGCATAAAGATTGCCTTTTTAATCATAATAATACCTCTCCGTATAATTTTATATAGTTTTAAAAAATTTTACTTTTATATTCTATTTTAGATCCAAGTTATCACCACAATAAGATTCAATATTAAAGGAAAACATATCCACCGGTCTGCCCTTATTCAGCAAAGTGACACAGTAGCTACCCTGGGGCAGATAACCCTGCTTTAAAACTATCCCTCCACTGTAAATATTTTTCCTTTTTGCTGAAAGATCATTACTTCTATAAATTTCCTTTCCTCCCAGCATCCACAATAATTCTATTTCAGAATCTTCGTTTAAATTATTAATACAGACATCCACCATCAGTATATTGATATTACCTTTAATAACCCCTTCCTGCATGCGGTAGATATTAAACTGGTAATCAAAGCCCTGGACAGCGTCCAGATAAATCTCTTTACAAGACTGCTTTCTACACCTGTCCCTACTGCTATTTATAGCCCCCACAGACAATCATCCCCTTCTTAAATTCTATTGGCAAACTATAATTTTACACCAGGTCCTTACCAACAGTTTGTCAGTATAGAAAATAATTATTTAAAGCACCCTATTTGCCCCTTTCACCTGAGGCTAATATAATAGCCATATCATGAATGATATATATAAAAAATCCAGGATTGCCTACCTGGATAACCTTAAAGTCCTGCTTACTGCCCTGGTTATAATAGACCACGCGGCAATAACCTATGGCCCGGTAGGCTTCTGGTACTTTCGCCAGCAAACAGCCACCTCCTATCCCCTGGCATTTATTATCAGCCTGCTGCAAACCTTTATGATAGGACTGTTCTTCCTAATAGCCGCCTACTTTATAATCCCCTCCTATAACCGTAAAACCCCTGTAGATTACTTCTACAGCCGCCTGAAAAAACTGGGTATACCGGTTATCTTATACATGATCCTGATAAGTCCCCTGCTGGCCTATATAAGCCAGATAAGGGAAGGCCAAAAAAATTTCTTAACCTTTTATGTTCGTACCGTAATCCACAAACAGTATATAACCCCGGGACCCCTGTGGTTTCTGCAGGCCTTGCTGGTATTTACCATAACCTATCTGGTAATAAAAGCGGTAGGTGACCGATACCTGTCTTCCCGCTACCAGACCGGAAGGTTAAACTTTCCCTCCAACCTGAATATCCTCCTGTTTATCCTGGGCCTGGCGGCCCTTTCCTTTTTAACCAGGATCTGGTTTCCCATAGGCACCGCTACCGGTAACCTGCAGCTGAGCTTTGTGTTCATATACCTGGCCCTGTTTGTCCTGGGTATCATCTCTTACCGTAACCACTGGTTGAAAAATCTAAACCGCCGTCAGGCCCTGCTCTGGCTGATACTGGCTGCAGTATTTATACCACTATGGCCTGTCATTATGGCCGGCGCCAATGCCTTCAGCGGCAATGCCGCCTTAATTTATGGGGGATTTAACTGGCAGTCTGCAGCTTACAGCCTGTGGGAGTCAGTAGTAGGTATGGGTCTTACCATGGGACTATTGTACCTGTTTAGGGAAAAGATTAACCTTAAGACCAAGTTTACATCAGCCTTATCTGCCAGCGCTTATGCAGCCATAATAGTGCATCCGGTAATTGTGGTACTTCTCTCTTTTAGTCTGATAGATGTCAACTTGGGTCCTATATTAAAATTCTTGCTGGTATCAGCAGCAGCCGTACCTTTATGCTTTACAGCCGGTTTCCTGCTTAAAAAGATACCGGCTGTAAAGCACATATTATAAGTCCAGGCCCACATTCAAACTTAAATCAAAACAATATCATAGCACAACAGCCTGACAACTGCCGGTCATAGATAAAAAATTTTATTTTTTATTAAAACATTTATAGATTTAGTAGTACAATTATTAAAGGTTATAAATTTTAAAGGATGAGATAATGCTTCAAAATAAAAAGAGGTTTCTACTCATACTAATTACCGCCATATTCCTGATATCAGCCACCATACCCTCCACCCTGCTTGCAGATCAGGGCACCGACGTACAGAACTTTGTTATAAGGTTATATGAAACCTGCCTGGGCAGAAGCCCCGATCCAGGCGGTCTGCAAAACTGGACCACCCACCTTGTTTCGGGAGATATAAGCGGCGGACAGGCTGCCTACGGGTTTATCTTCAGCGATGAACTGATAGGCCGGAACCTGAACAACGAACAGTTTTTAATTATTATGTATAAAGCCTTTTTTGGGCGTGAACCCGATCCATCAGGTTTTTCCAACTGGCTCCAGGTTATGGCCCGGGGAGAATCCCGCCAGCAGGTGTTTGCCCATTTTGTAAATTCAGAGGAATTTGCCAATATCTGCACCAGCTACGGCATAGAGCCAGGTTCAGTAAAAGTAAGGGAAACCACCAGAGAAGGAACAGGGGACAGGGATGACCTTATTAAAGGTAGCGATCAGTTCTACTCGCTTATAACCAGAGCCCTTAACCTTTTGGCTACCTATGACCCCGAAGTATATCAGCAATACCGGCTGGCAGAAAGAATAATAGAAACGCCGCAACAGAATGCCCTGGCCTCAACCGATGGGAAAAATGTCTATATTGATCTCTCCAAAAGGGTATTTTATGATA contains:
- a CDS encoding DUF4214 domain-containing protein, producing MLQNKKRFLLILITAIFLISATIPSTLLADQGTDVQNFVIRLYETCLGRSPDPGGLQNWTTHLVSGDISGGQAAYGFIFSDELIGRNLNNEQFLIIMYKAFFGREPDPSGFSNWLQVMARGESRQQVFAHFVNSEEFANICTSYGIEPGSVKVRETTREGTGDRDDLIKGSDQFYSLITRALNLLATYDPEVYQQYRLAERIIETPQQNALASTDGKNVYIDLSKRVFYDIEFEKEIACTLSHEFNHIANWDYYRDSRDYYGMEIMAFTQEYYTASRLGMPAHFLNYIAWIIDNIYYLYHAYTPDYAQNILN
- a CDS encoding DUF2779 domain-containing protein, whose product is MVNILSKSKYIAGIQCLKYLWYLINDPEKIPPFDEATRFRFQQGHDAGNLAKALFPQGIEVGDGSDVEAELTRSRELARLTDGPDSDSDDSRRPLFEASFTYKNTFARADILQPSGIDAWNIIEVKSASSVKDINKHDIAFQKYCYQGAGLKIDKCYLMHLNRDFVKDGPIDPKKFFLLEDVTEEAEALAQDVETNVNLMLKTVNDSTCPHLPLSKDCYNPYECPLKDLCWNNLPEFNVFELYRGKNLAFDLYQNGITRILDIEDTSVFNPIQQIQIKTIKENRIFMDSKALKLFLDQLEYPLYFLDFETFSTAIPLFDGTGPYQNVPFQFSCHILKHLKGLPENLYFLAEDDQNDPRPELLDNLKKALGYGHDGIPVAGSILVYYKSFEIGILNALAEAFPQHAWWIEDAIGRITDLYEPFGKFYYYNCKQKGSASLKRVLPALTGISYGDMEIKNGEEASLKFLNTSFFKDGKEVNKIQLEKIRKDLIDYCGLDTEGMIFILRKLYKLAEDSCH
- a CDS encoding acyltransferase → MNDIYKKSRIAYLDNLKVLLTALVIIDHAAITYGPVGFWYFRQQTATSYPLAFIISLLQTFMIGLFFLIAAYFIIPSYNRKTPVDYFYSRLKKLGIPVILYMILISPLLAYISQIREGQKNFLTFYVRTVIHKQYITPGPLWFLQALLVFTITYLVIKAVGDRYLSSRYQTGRLNFPSNLNILLFILGLAALSFLTRIWFPIGTATGNLQLSFVFIYLALFVLGIISYRNHWLKNLNRRQALLWLILAAVFIPLWPVIMAGANAFSGNAALIYGGFNWQSAAYSLWESVVGMGLTMGLLYLFREKINLKTKFTSALSASAYAAIIVHPVIVVLLSFSLIDVNLGPILKFLLVSAAAVPLCFTAGFLLKKIPAVKHIL
- a CDS encoding Ltp family lipoprotein; the protein is MLFVVFFCFAFIGCSGSLETVEPKEEVAEETAKEPEEGEENPNTTETSQYEDLIEEQIAVIEEQQEQLEEKDELIEELKRELSVAKSNLLAVEEDLNSTDTVEAEPEEEVAEEPAEEENVDSPGETDSATLGEKNAAKSALNYLAYAPFSYSGLVEQLKFEGYTHEEAVYGVDRCGADWNEQAALKAEDYLDYSSFSRTELIAQLEFEGFTRQQAEYGAQAVGY